In bacterium, the following proteins share a genomic window:
- a CDS encoding transporter substrate-binding protein has translation MASPVEAGLVRIGILHSLTGTMAISERSLVESALVAVDEINQAGGLLGARVEAVAADGASTPATFALRAQELLDAGAVALFGCWTSASRKAVKPVVEAAESLLWYPVQYEGLEESPHIVYTGSCLNQQVTPAVAWATAQFGPRVFLLGSDYVFPRTANRLVRSLVEDPGDGGRIVGEAYAGLGEQDFAETLRQIAEQRPDFVLNTLNGDSNLAFYRQAHETGLDPAHIPVLAVSVGETELQPLAPLAAGHLACWSYFQSLDNPENQHFVTRFRARYGADRVCSDPMVMAYCQVHLWRQAVEAAGVFDPSVVAQCAAGQSFTGPAGAIVVNANHHVTKHAYVGRLQGDGQFEIVWRSPEPLRPLPWLGVEDSGLPNQALIQEAMASYPEALHAGSLLQQENRERRRVEEALRESEERFLLAVRGTDAGIWDWDLRTNRVYFSPRWKSMIGYEEDEIADDFSEWETRLHPDDRERAMATVRDYLEGRTPQYELEHRLRHKDGSYRWILARGVAVRDEAGRPYRMAGSHLDLSVLKQVQADLEQAKEEAEAASRAKSEFLANMSHEIRTPMNGIIGMVGLALDTDLTPAQREYLTLASQSADTLLRLLNDILDFSRVEAGKLELVPAPFALRECLGDTMKTLGLRAASKGLELAWHVAPEVPDALFGDAGRVRQILVNLTGNAIKFTDQGEVVVQVEQQFQSPELVGLHFSVRDTGIGIEREKQQAIFEAFVQADGTATRRFEGTGLGLAISAQLVKLMGGRVWVESDAGRGSTFHFSVTLGRCEEPAQAEPAPWTKLAGLRVLVADDNATNRRILQEMLQSWEMRPAVAHDGPSALAEVQDAVAADEPYPLVVLDAMMPGMDGFDLADAIRHTPRMAGATLIMLSSGARPEGAARCREMGIQVYLIKPVKPSELLAAILAALVADAAVAPATPAGGAAPGSRAERPLRVLLAEDNIVNRRLAVWILEQRGHSTVVVTNGHEALAALAREPFDAIVMDVEMPEMDGFQATAAIREQERVSGGHVPIIAMTAHALEGDRERCLQAGMDGYIAKPLRPEDLVAQVEQSVAPVAQVQPEAVAGADDLVDGDALLARVSGNRAVLRELVELLFGDAPGLVSQVRAAAVAGDGPALQRAAHSLKGMVATFCAPQALAAALRLEEAAAGDFSAVEPLCAQLEREIERMRPALVALGEERPS, from the coding sequence ATGGCTTCTCCTGTGGAGGCGGGCCTGGTGCGGATCGGGATCCTGCACTCCCTGACCGGCACCATGGCCATTAGCGAGCGGTCGCTGGTCGAGTCCGCCCTCGTCGCCGTGGACGAGATCAACCAGGCGGGCGGCCTCCTGGGCGCGCGAGTCGAGGCCGTGGCGGCTGATGGCGCCTCCACCCCTGCGACCTTCGCACTGCGGGCGCAGGAACTGCTCGACGCGGGCGCCGTAGCCCTGTTCGGCTGCTGGACCTCGGCCTCGCGCAAGGCCGTCAAGCCGGTGGTGGAGGCCGCCGAATCCCTCCTGTGGTACCCGGTGCAGTATGAAGGGCTGGAGGAGAGCCCGCACATCGTCTACACCGGCAGTTGCCTCAACCAGCAGGTCACCCCGGCCGTGGCGTGGGCCACCGCCCAGTTCGGCCCCCGCGTGTTCCTGCTGGGCTCAGACTACGTCTTCCCTCGCACAGCCAACCGCCTGGTGCGCTCGCTGGTGGAGGACCCCGGTGACGGCGGGCGCATTGTCGGCGAGGCATACGCCGGCCTGGGCGAGCAGGACTTCGCCGAGACGCTTCGCCAGATCGCCGAGCAGCGCCCGGACTTCGTCCTCAACACGCTCAACGGCGACAGCAACCTCGCCTTCTACCGCCAGGCCCACGAGACCGGCCTGGACCCCGCGCACATCCCGGTCCTGGCAGTGAGTGTCGGTGAGACCGAGCTGCAGCCCCTCGCGCCGCTCGCCGCCGGCCACCTGGCGTGCTGGAGTTACTTCCAGAGCCTCGACAACCCCGAGAACCAGCACTTCGTCACGCGCTTCCGCGCCCGCTACGGCGCGGACCGTGTCTGCTCTGACCCGATGGTGATGGCCTACTGCCAGGTCCACCTGTGGCGGCAGGCGGTCGAGGCTGCCGGCGTGTTCGACCCGTCCGTGGTCGCGCAGTGTGCGGCCGGGCAGAGCTTCACCGGCCCCGCCGGCGCCATCGTGGTCAACGCGAACCACCACGTGACCAAGCACGCGTACGTGGGGCGCCTGCAGGGCGACGGCCAGTTCGAGATCGTCTGGCGCAGCCCCGAGCCCCTGAGGCCCCTGCCCTGGCTGGGCGTGGAGGACAGCGGGCTGCCCAACCAGGCGCTCATCCAGGAGGCCATGGCCAGCTACCCGGAGGCCCTGCACGCCGGCAGCCTCCTGCAGCAGGAGAACCGCGAGCGCCGGCGGGTCGAGGAGGCCTTGCGCGAGAGCGAGGAGCGCTTCCTGCTCGCCGTCCGCGGCACGGACGCGGGCATCTGGGACTGGGACCTGCGCACCAACAGAGTCTACTTCTCCCCCCGCTGGAAGAGCATGATCGGCTACGAGGAGGACGAGATCGCCGACGACTTCTCCGAGTGGGAGACGCGACTGCATCCCGACGACCGCGAGCGGGCCATGGCCACGGTCAGGGACTACCTGGAGGGCCGCACCCCCCAGTACGAACTCGAGCACCGCCTGCGCCATAAGGACGGCAGTTACCGCTGGATCCTGGCGCGCGGCGTCGCGGTGCGCGACGAAGCCGGACGGCCCTACCGCATGGCCGGCTCGCACCTGGACCTGAGCGTCCTCAAGCAGGTCCAGGCCGACCTGGAGCAGGCCAAGGAGGAGGCCGAGGCTGCCAGCCGCGCCAAGAGCGAGTTCCTGGCCAACATGAGCCACGAGATCCGGACGCCGATGAACGGCATCATCGGCATGGTCGGGCTGGCCCTCGATACCGACCTCACGCCCGCCCAGCGGGAATACCTCACCCTGGCCTCGCAGTCTGCCGACACCCTCCTGCGTCTCCTGAACGACATCCTCGACTTCTCCCGCGTGGAGGCCGGCAAGCTGGAACTCGTCCCCGCCCCCTTCGCCCTGCGCGAGTGCCTGGGCGACACCATGAAGACCCTCGGCCTGCGCGCGGCCAGCAAGGGCCTCGAGCTGGCGTGGCATGTCGCCCCGGAGGTCCCGGACGCGCTGTTCGGCGACGCGGGACGGGTTCGCCAGATCCTCGTCAACCTGACCGGCAATGCCATCAAGTTCACCGACCAGGGCGAGGTCGTCGTCCAGGTGGAGCAGCAGTTCCAGAGCCCCGAGCTGGTCGGTCTGCACTTCTCGGTGCGCGACACCGGCATCGGCATTGAGCGCGAGAAGCAGCAGGCCATCTTCGAGGCCTTCGTGCAGGCCGACGGGACGGCAACCCGGCGCTTCGAGGGGACCGGGCTGGGCCTCGCGATCTCCGCGCAGCTGGTGAAGCTCATGGGCGGCCGGGTCTGGGTCGAGAGCGATGCGGGCCGGGGCAGCACCTTCCACTTCTCGGTGACGCTGGGCCGCTGCGAAGAGCCGGCACAGGCAGAACCCGCGCCGTGGACCAAGCTCGCCGGCCTGCGCGTGCTCGTGGCCGATGACAATGCGACCAACCGGCGCATCCTCCAGGAGATGCTGCAGAGCTGGGAGATGAGGCCGGCCGTGGCCCACGACGGCCCCTCGGCGCTGGCGGAGGTGCAAGACGCGGTTGCCGCCGACGAGCCCTACCCGTTGGTGGTGCTGGATGCCATGATGCCCGGCATGGACGGGTTTGACCTGGCCGACGCGATCCGCCACACGCCGAGGATGGCCGGCGCCACCCTCATCATGCTGTCCTCGGGCGCGCGCCCCGAGGGCGCCGCGCGCTGCCGGGAGATGGGCATCCAGGTGTATCTGATCAAGCCCGTCAAGCCCTCCGAGCTGCTCGCCGCCATTCTCGCGGCGCTGGTGGCCGACGCTGCCGTCGCGCCGGCGACCCCGGCCGGCGGCGCTGCCCCGGGGTCTCGCGCCGAGCGCCCGCTGCGCGTCCTGCTGGCCGAGGACAACATCGTCAACCGACGCCTGGCGGTCTGGATACTGGAGCAGCGCGGCCACAGCACTGTCGTCGTGACCAACGGCCACGAAGCCCTGGCGGCTCTGGCCCGGGAGCCCTTCGACGCCATCGTGATGGATGTCGAGATGCCGGAGATGGACGGCTTCCAGGCGACCGCCGCCATCCGGGAGCAAGAGCGTGTGTCCGGCGGGCATGTGCCGATCATCGCCATGACAGCGCACGCCCTGGAGGGGGACCGCGAACGCTGCCTGCAGGCCGGCATGGATGGCTACATCGCCAAACCGCTGCGACCGGAGGACCTCGTTGCCCAGGTCGAGCAGAGCGTGGCCCCCGTGGCGCAGGTCCAGCCGGAGGCGGTCGCCGGCGCGGACGACCTTGTCGACGGCGACGCACTGTTGGCCCGGGTCAGCGGCAACCGCGCGGTGCTGCGAGAGCTGGTGGAGCTGCTCTTCGGCGACGCCCCGGGCCTGGTGTCGCAGGTCCGCGCCGCCGCCGTCGCCGGTGATGGCCCCGCCCTACAGCGCGCCGCGCACAGCCTCAAAGGCATGGTGGCCACGTTCTGCGCGCCGCAAGCGCTGGCCGCGGCGCTGCGCCTGGAGGAAGCTGCCGCCGGCGACTTCAGTGCCGTGGAGCCGCTCTGTGCTCAGTTGGAGCGAGAGATCGAGCGCATGCGCCCTGCCCTCGTGGCACTCGGAGAGGAGAGACCGTCATGA